GGGCCTGCATGACGTCCAGCGACGAGGCGCGGAACTGCAGCAGGCCGCCCAGCTTGCCGCCGGTGACGTCGGCGTCGTTCAGCTCGACCGACACGGTCTTGCCGCCCGAACCGGCCGGCAGCGTGTAGGCGACGACGGTGCGGCTGACGTCCTTGGACGATGCCACGGCCTGCAGCGGATAGATGGTGTTGCCCGACAGCAGCGCCTGGCCACCCGAGGCCAGCGAGATGTTGATCTTGTCGCCCTGCTCGTAGGTCGTGACGCCGATCAGCTGGTTCAGTTCCGAGACGGCCTGGTCGCGCTGGTCCATCAGGTCGTTGGGGGGATTGCCGCCGGCCTTGGCGCGGGCCGTGGAAATCTGGTTGTTCAGGTCGTCGATGCGGGTCAGGTAGCTGTTGACCTGGTCGACCGTGGTCGAGATCTGCGTATTCAGGCCCAGGCGCTGGTTCTGCATTTCCTGGTAGGCCGAGCGGATCTGCGTGGTCAGGCTGTTGGCCTTGCCCAGCAAGTCCTGGCGCGCGGCGGGATCCGCCGGCTTGCTGGCCACGGTGTTCATGCTGGTGAAGAAATTCGACAGGCCCGGGGCGATGCCCACGGTGCGGTCGGCGAACAGGTTGTTGACCTGGGAAATCTGGTCGAACTGGGTCTGTAGCTGGGCGCTGCTGCCCTGCGCGCCGACCAGCTGCTTGTACAGGAAGCTGTCGTAGCTGCGCACCACGGTGTCCACCTGGACGCCGCGGCCGATGAAGCCATTGCTGGTGGCCTGGGCGCCGGCGGTCGAGATCATGACGCGCTGGCGGTTGTAACCGACCGTGGTGGCATTGTTGATGTTGTGGCCGGTGGTTGCCAGGCCCGCCTGGGACGCGTTCAGCCCGCCCAATGCCAATTTGTACAGATTCATGCTGACAATGCCCCGTATGTAACCGCGACTGATATTTCTGGATACCCGATTAACGGCAGCAGGTAGTCCAAATTTAGAGTCCTTCCAACATCTGACGCGAAATATCGACCTTGGCGGCGGCGCCGCGCAGCTGGCTCATGACGCCGATCAATTTCTGCGCATACTGCGGATCGGTGGCGTAGCCGGAACTCTGGATGCGGCGGGCGGCCTCGATCTCGTTGCGCGCCTGGGTCACGCTCTCGTAGCGCGGACTGGTGCCGATCAGGCGGGCGTAGTCGGCGAACGATTCCTCGTAGGACGAATAGGCCCGGAAGGGTTGCGTCACCTTTTTCGCGACGCCGCCTTCGTATTCGGTGGTCAGCACATTGACGACCTTGCCCTTCCAGCTCGACCCCGCCTTGATGCCGAACAGGTTGTAGCTGGTGCGGCCGTCCTCGTGCTTGATCTCGCGCTGGCCCCAGCCGGACTCCAGGGCCGCCTGGCCCATGATGAGGCGGGCCGGCACGCCGCTCTGCTGCGACGCCAGGGTGGCCGCGCGCGACATCTTCGACACGAAATTGATGACGTGCTCGGGCGCGCCCTCGGCCGCGGCCAGGGCCCGGTCGCTGGCGCGGTTGTTGCGCATCACGTCCATCAGCGCCGACACCTGGCGCGAGCCGCCGGTCTGGAAATCCAGGTCGGTGCCCTGCCCCAGGCGCTGCACGGCCTCGGCCGACAGGTCGCCGGGCTTGCCCTGCTGCATCTGCGCCAGGATCGACTGCGACAGGCCGATGCCGGGCGTGGCCAGGTGCAGCGCCAGCTGCTCGTCGGCCATGGATTGCAGCATCTGGGTCTGCTGCGAGTCGAACAGCCCTTCCTTGGGCGTCGCCTCGCGCATGCGCTTGAGCATCATCTGCAGGAACAGGGCCTCGAACTGCTTGGCCACCTGCTTCTGCTGCTCGGTGCCGGGATTGGCCGGGTCCTTGGTCACGTCGCGCTTCAGGTCCGACAGGCGACCCATGTCGAACACGGAATCCTGGCGACTGCCCAGGGACGCGGAGGTGTTGGTGTAGCCCATGGCGGTCAGATGATTTCCAGCTCGGCGCGCAGGGCGCCGGCGCTCTTCATGGCCTGCAGGATCGCCAGGAGGTCCTGCGGCGTGGCGCCCAGGGCGTTCAGGCCCTTGACCACGTCGGCCAGGTTGGCGCTGGTAGTCACGCGTTGCAGCGAACCGTTGTCCTGGCGCACCTCGATCTGGGTGTTGGGCACCACCACCGTCTGCCCTTCCGTGAACGGCGTATCCGGTTGCGACACCTGGTTCTGGCGGTTGATGATGACCGACAGGTTGCCGTGCGCCACGGCGGCTTCCTCGATCATGACCGTGCGGTTCATGACCACCGAGCCGGTGCGGGCGTTGATGATGACCTTGGCGACGGTCGGCGCGCGCGTGACCTGCAGGTCCTCGACCTGCGACAGGAAGCGCGCCTGCGCCGACTGCTCCATCGGGCTGCGTACCTGCACCACGCGGCCGTCCAGCGCCGTGGCGGTGCCCTGCCCGAACTTGCGGTTCAGCGCCGCCACCACGTTCTGGGCGGTGCCGAAGTCGGTGTTGTTCATTTCCAGGTAGATGTAACCGTCGCGCGCGAAGGTGGTCGGCACCCCGCGCTCGACGATCGCGCCGGCGCTGATGCGGCCGCCGTTGAGCTGGTTGATCTGCACGCTGGAGCCGCCGGCCGAGGCGCCCGCGCCGCCGACCAGGATGTTGCCCTGGGCGATCGCGTAGACCTGGCTGTCGGCGCCCTTGAGCGGGGTCATCAGCAACGTGCCGCCGCGCAGGCTCTTGGCGTTGCCCATCGAGGACACCACCACGTCGAGCGTCTGGCCCGGACGGGCGAACGCCGGCAGGGTCGTGGTGACCATGACCGCCGCCACGTTCTTGAGCTGCATGTTGCTGCCGGCGGGCACGGTGATGCCCAGCTGCGACAGCATGTTGGTCAGGCTCTGCTGCGTGAATGGCGTCTGGCGCACCTGGTCGCCACTGCCGTCCAGACCCACCACCAGGCCATAGCCGATCAGCTGGTTGCCGCGCACCCCCTGGATGGAGGCCAGGTCCTTGAGCCGTTCGGCATGCGCCGCCGAGGCGCCGGCCAGCAGCCCCGCCGCGACACAAACGCGCGCCAGCAGGGACAACAGGGCGGAAATCGGAGTGGGTTGTTTCATGGTCAGAACGGCGAAGCGATCAGGAAGAAGCGTTGCAGCCAGCCCATGGTCTGGACCTCGTCCATGACGCCCTTGCTGCGGTATTCGATGCGGGCGTCGGCCACCTGGGTGGACGACACGGTGTTCGTGCCGGTGATCGAGCGCGGATCGACCACGCCCGAGAAGCGCACGTACTCGCTGCCCCGGTTGATGGCGATCTGCTTTTCGCCGGCCACTTGCAGGTTGCCGTTGGACATCACGCCCACCACCGTGGTGGTGATGGTGCCGGTGAAGGCGTTGTTGGCGGTGCTGTCGCCCTTGCCCTGCGATACGTTGCCGCCCTTGGCGTCGGTATTCAGGTTGGCATTGGCCCAGCTGTCCATGAACGACGGCGCGGCGGCGATGCCCAGGCTGGCATTGCCGCTGCGATTGGTGTTGGTCGCGACGTTCTTGGAGGCGTTGGTCTTCTCATTCAGGACGATGGTGACGATGTCGCCGACGTTGCGCGGCCGGCGGTCCTCGAACAGCGGATAGTTGCCGTACGTCGTGGGCTGGTAGATCGAGCCGGTGGGCTGCGCCGTCGGCATCGGCGGCGCCGGCGGCGCCGCCGTCGTCGGCCCGGTCACGATGGGCTCGGGCGGAATCATGGCGCAACCGGCCACCAGCAACGCCAGGGCCGCACTCGAAACCAGACGCAGGACAGACGACATAGGCATCACAGTTGGGTCAGGCGGGCCAGCATTTCGTCCGAGGTCTTGACGGCTTTGCTGTTCATTTCGTAAGCGCGCTGGGTCGTGATCATGTTGACCAGTTCCTCGGCGACGTTCACGTTGGAGGTTTCGACGTAGTTCTGCATGAACGTGCCGGCGCCATCGACGCCGGGCTGCAGCAGGTTGGCCGGGCCGGAGGCGTCGGTTTCCAGGTACAGGTTCTCGCCGACGCTCTGCAGGCCGGTCGGGTTGATGAAGGTGGCGATCTGCAGCTGGCCGATCTGCACGTTGACGCCGGCCGCGCCGGGCTGCGTCACCGAGACGATGCCGTCCTTGCCGATGGAGATCGACAGGGCGTTGTCCGGCACGTTCATCGGCGGCTGGATCACGTAGCCGCTGACCGTGGTCAGCTGGCCGTTCTGGTCGCGCTGCAGCGCGCCGTCACGGGTGTAGGCCTGGGTGCCGTCCGGCAGTTCGACCTGCAGGAAGCCGCGGCCGTTGATCGCCACGTCCAGTTCGCCGCCGGTGTTGTTCAGGCCGCCGGTGGTGTGGATGCGCTCGGTGGCGGCCACGCGGGCGCCGGTGCCGAGCTGCAGGCCCGACGGCAGCTGCGTGGCGTCGCCGACCTGGGCGCCGGGCTGGCGCAGGGTCTGGTACATCAGGTCCTGGAACACGGCGCGGCCGCGCTTGAAGCCATTGGTCGAGACGTTGGCCAAGTTGTTGGAAATCACGTCCATCGAGGTCTGTTGACCTTCCAGGCCCGTCTTGGCAATCCACAGCGAACGCATCATGATGAAGTACTCCTGGAGCGGCGGCCCGGCCGCGCGCGAAAATTATTTTGTTCGGATCGGCTGACCGGATCAGGAAACCGAGAGGATGCCGTTGGCGCGCTCGGCGTTGCGATCCGCCTGCTGCACCACCTGCATCTGCTGCTCGAAGCGGCGGGCGTTCTCGATCATGCCCACCATCGCCGCCATGGGATTGGTATTGCTGCCTTCCAGCACGCCGGACAGCACCCGCAGGCTGGGGTCGGCGGGGGCCGGCGGCGCCGGCTGGCCATTGACCGGCGCCAGGCGGAAGACGCCGTCGTCGCCGTGCACCAGTTGCGCTTCCGGCGGGTTGGCGAGCTTGATGCGGCCCAGGTTCAGGATGTTGTTCGGGGCATCGCCGGCGCCAATGGCGGTGATGGTGCCGTCCGAGGTGATCGTCAGCGCCGCCTGGTCGGGCACGTCGATGATGCCGTTCTGGTCGGACATCACGGGCTGGCCCAGCGAGGTCTGCAGCAGGCCGTTCACGCCCACCTGCAGGCTGCCGGCGCGAGTGTAGGCCTCGCCTTGCGGGGTCTGCACCGCGATCCAGCCGTTGGAGCTGGCCAGGGCCACGTCCAAGTCGCGGCCCGTGGTCTGCATGTTGCCCATCTCGAAGTTGTTGCGGGGCGTCGACGCCACCGTCGAAACACGCGTCGGCAGGCTAACGCCGTCGTTCACCGGAACCGACCGGTACAACGCGATCTGCTCGCGAAAGCCCGGCGTGTTCACGTTGGCCATGTTGTTGGAGAGCGCGGCCTGGTGCTCCGTGATCCGCGCTGCGCCATTCATGGCGGTGTAGATGATTCGATCCATTGCCTATTCCGTCGGTGTCGTCGCGTGCCCGTCAGGCATTACTTCAGGTTCATCAGGACTTGCATGATTTCGTCCTGGGTCTTGATGGTCTGCGAGTTGGCCTGGTAGGTGCGCTGGGCGATGATCATGTTGACCAGCTCCTTGCTCATGTCCACGTTCGAGGCTTCGGTCGCCTGACCCACCACCTTGGACATGCCGTTGTTGCCCGGCTGGCCCAGGATCGGCTGGCCCGACGAGGCGGTTTCCTTCCAGGCGTTGTTGCCCACCGGCTGCAGGCCCTGCAGGTTGGCGAAGTCGGCCAGCACGATGGTGCCGACGATCGAGGTTTCGCCGTTGGTGTAGCTGGCCACCAGGCTGCCGTCGGCGCTGATGTTGATGCCGCGGAACTCGCCCGAGGAGTAGCCGTCCGGCTGGGACTTGAGCGCGTAGGCGCTGCCGTACTGCGTGGTGCCGGCGTAGTTCACGGCGATCGCCATCGGATCGGCCGGGGTGGTGCCGCCGCCCGGCGTCGCGAACGACAGGTTGACCGTGGCGGCGCTGGTCATCACGCCGGCCTTGTTGAACGTGAACTGGGTCGGGTTGCCCCACACGCCGCCCGCCTGGGTGGTCGGCGCCATGGCCTGGCCGTCAATGGTGTAGTAGACGTCGTAGACGCTGTTGCCGGCGGCGTCGGCGGCGCGCTTGGCGAAGTACTGCATCACCTGGTGCGAGTTGCCCAGCGAGTCGTAGACCGTCATGGGCGAGGCATTGGTGTAGCTGCCGGGGACCTTGGGGTCGAACGGCTTGCCGACTTCGGTCACGGCGGCGGTGAAGTCGACGAAACCGGGGATGACGTTCAGGTTGCCGGCGGTGACCTGGCCGGTGCCGTCGATGGTGACGGTATTGGGCGCGGTGCCGTAGGTGTTGGCCGGCGGGTTGCCCGGCGCCCAGGTGATCGCGCCGCCAGGCGCCTTGGTGAAGGTGTAGGCGGTGCCGCCCAGCGTCACGGAGCCCGGCACGGCCGGCGACGTCACGGTGTCGACCTGGTAGATGACCTTGGCGTTGGCGTCCAGGTTGGCCACGGTGGTGGCGGTCGAGGTGGCCTTGGGCGCCACGTTGGCGGTGGGCAGCTGCAGCTCGACCGGGTTGGCGCCGATGCCGCCGTTGGGGTAGCCGGTCAGGCGGTAGCCCTGCGCGTTGACGATGAAGTTGTTCTTGTCGACCAGGAACTCGCCGTTGCGGGTGTACATCACGGCGCCGCTCTGGTCGGTGACGCGGAACATTCCCTTGGCGCCATCGATGGCGATGTCGTATTCGCCGCCGCCGCCGTTGACCGTGCCCACCGTGAAGCGCTGGGTGATCGCCGACACCTTGGTGCCCAGGCCCACGCGCGAGCTGGCGTAGACGTCCGCGAACGACGCGGTCGACGACTTGAAGCCGACGGTGCCCGAGTTGGCGATGTTGTTGCCGATGACGTCCAGGTTCTGCGCCGCGGCGTTCAGGCCGCTCAATCCTTGTCCGAAACCCATGTTTTCTCTCGCTAATCTTTAAAGGGGAAACCGCCGCCGTGGCGCCGGCTGATAATCAAACCGGCTGGCCTCAGCCGATCACCTTGCGCACATCCAGCATGCTGGTCTGGCCATCCAGGCCCATATCCAGGCGCAGGCCGTTGGTGGAGTAAGCCACGCTCTTGACCTTGCCGTACTTCAGCACTTCGGCGGCCACCTTCTTGTCATCGCCATCCGTGGCCAGGACGGACACGGTGTACGCGCCCGCATCCAGCGCCACGCCGGAGTCGTTCTTGCCGTCCCAGTCCAGCGTGTACACGCCGGCCTTCTGCTCGCCCAGCTCGATGGTGCGCACGACCTGGCCGTTGGCGTCGGAAATGCGCACCTGGACCTTGGCGGCGTCCTTCTGCAGATCGATGCCGTAAGGCGTGACCACGCGCTCGGAGGGGTTCGCGCTGTCCACGCCGACCTTGACGGCCGAACCGGGCACCAGCACGCCCTTGCCGATCATCGCGACCGCGTTCATGGACTGCGACACGTCGATCTGGCCGCTGATGGCCAGCATGGTGTTCTTGAGGTTGGTGATGCCTTCCACCGTGGAGATCTGCGCCAGCTGCGAAGTCAGCTCGGCGTTCTGCATCGGGTTCAGCGGGTCCTGGTTCTTGAGCTGCGTGACCAGCAGCTTCAGGAACTGGTCCTGCAGGCCCTGGGCGGTGCTGGAGCCATTGGCGCCGCTTTGCGCCAGGCCCAGGCCGGTCTTGCTCGTGGATTGGTCGACGGTGGTCATGGGTTCACTTCTTCAAAAACTTCCGCGCGGGCGGCGCGGCGCGCGGAATCAGGCGGATCAGGATTGGCCGATGGTGAGGGTTTTCTGCATCAGGCTCTTGGCGGTGTTGAGCACCTCGACGTTGGCCTGGTACGAACGCGACGCCGCGATCATGTTGACGGTTTCCGCGATCGGATCGACGTTGGGCATGCTGATGTAGCCCTGCGCGTCGGCCATCGGATGCTTGGGGTCGTAGACCTGCTTGAGGGGGGACTGGTCCACCACCACGCCGGCCACGCGCACGCCGCCGATCTCGCGGCCCTGCGTCTGGCCGGCCGGCGGGTTGACCTGGAACACCACCTGGCGGGCCCGGTACGGCTGGCCGTCGGGACCGACCACGCTGTCGGCGTTGGCCATGTTGCTGGCCGCCACGTTCATGCGCTGTGACTGCGCGCTCAGCGCCGAACCGGCGATATCGAAAATGCTCAACAAGGACATTGCCTGCGGTTCCCTATGAAAATCAATCCTGGATGGCGGCCATCATGGTGCGGATACGACCCGACAGCAGCTGCATCGTGCTCTGGTAGTGCAAGGTGTTGTCGGCGAACTGGACCCGTTCGATGTCCATGTCGACCGTGTTGCCGTCCATGCTGGGCTGGTACGGCAGGCGATACAGCAGATCGGTCGGCCCCTGCGACACGGCCTTGGCCGGGATGTGGCGCGCCGACGTCAGGGTCAGCGAGGTATCCGGCAGGCGCTTGGTACCTTCCATGGCGTTCTGCATCGCCGTCTTGAAATCGAAGTCACGCGCCTTGTAGTTGGGCGTGTCGGCATTGGCGATGTTCGAGGACAGCACTTCCTGGCGCTGCGCGCGCAGCCCCAGGGACTGCTGGAAGAAGCGGAAATCTTCATTAAGCCGGTCTAGCATCGGATCGCCTTCAATACGGATGAAACCCGGGACAGCGGACACACCGTTATCCCATTGGATGACGGCATCATAGGGGCGGGTGCGACAACACAATCAGCCAAATAACCCGTCATTTCTCATCCAATTCACGTATTGCCAAGCGGCGCGCGCTTCTACAATTCGGACATGATGAAATTCCCCGCAAACCTCCGCGCGCACGCCGCCTGCCTGGCCGCCCTGTTGCTGGCCCCGGCGGCCCAGGCGCAGGACGCCGCCGTCCAGGCGCCCGAGGCGATCATCATCGCCGCGCAGACCTATTTGCTGGAACAACTCGCCGCGCTGCCCGGCCAGGCATCGGTGGCCATCGATCCGCCGCGGGCGGAGCGCCTGGCGCCCTGCGATGCCTTGTCCCCATTTATGCCCTCGGGCATGAAACTGCGCTCGCGCATGACGGTGGGCGTGCGCTGCAACGCGCCCAAGCCCTGGACCACCTACGTGCAGGCCACGGTCAGCGTGCCGGGCTACTACTATGTGGCGTCGCGCATGATCGCGGCGGGCCAGGCCCTGACGCCCGCCGACCTGGCGCCGCGCGACGGCGACCTGGTGGCCCTGCCCCCGGGCGTCATCACCAATCCCGACACGGTGGTCGGCATGACCGCGGCCTACCGGATCAATGCCGGCCAGCCGGTCAAGGGCGCCGCCCTGCGCAACGCCCAGTCGGTGGTGCGCGGCTCGAACGTCCGCATCAACGCCCGCGGCAAGGGGTTCGTGGTCAGCAGCGAGGGGCAGGCCCTGGACAACGCGGCGCCGGGCGCCACGGTCCAGGTCCGCACCGCCAGCGGCCAGGTGGTCAGCGGCGTGGTGCGCAATGCAGGCCTGGTCGAAATACAACTTTAGGCAATGTTACATATCGCGTTGCGGCAAGCGCCCTCCTACCCTAAAGTTCCTTCCGACCCTGTCGTTACAGAGACATAAGTAGGCGGAGCCGTCGCAAACCGACCCAGGACGCCCTGCGGAGAAAACCTTGAAGATCAATTCGACAACCAACCGGCCCATCTCGGCAGATGCGGTCAGCCCTCGCGCCGAGTCCGCGGTCGCCCAGGCCTACGGCGCCGGCAGCGGCAGCGGTTCCAGCAGCTCGCAGGTCGCGCTGAGCTCGGCCTCGCGCAAGATGCTGGCCCTGCAGGACGGCTCGAACGACATCAACGTCGAACGCGTCGCCGCGATTCGCGCCGCCATCGCCTCGGGCCAGCTCAAGATCGACACCAGCCGCATCGCCGATGGCCTGATCGCCAGCGCCCGCGACCTGCTGAAGTAACACCGTCTTTGCAAGATCGCCGTTTTTTCGACCCGTCCGCCCGAGTATGACCATGAGCCCTGTCGAGTCCCTGCAAGCCTGCATGAAGCAGGAAGATGCCCTGATCACCGAGTTTTCCTCCATCCTGGAAGAAGAAACCAAAGTGCTGGTCGGGCCGGGCAATGTCGACGCGCTGCATGACATCACCGAGCGCAAGGGCAACATCGCCCAGCAACTGGTCGACCTCAGCCACACCCGCGACGGCCTGCTGGCCGAGATCGGCCTGCCCGCCGGCCACGCCGGCACCGAGCAGGCCGCCGTGCAGCATCCGCAGCTGTCCGACGTCTGGCAGGCCCTGCTGGCCAAGTCGGCGTCGGCCAACGAAATCAACATGCGCAACGGCGCCCTGATCGACGTGCACCTGCGCTACACCCAGCAATCCCTGGACGCCCTGCGCCAGATCGGCGGCCTGGGCGGCACCTCGACCTACGACGCCCAGGGCCGCGGCGCCCGCGCCACCCCAGGCCGCAAGCCGATCGTCGCCGGCTGAACCGGATCCCGACACTCCCAAGACAAACAGCCCGCTTTCGCGGGCTGTTTGTCTTGGCGGCCGTGCGGCCTTCCCGCGCCGGGACGCCCTAGACGCCGCCGGCCATTTCCAGCATGGCGAACATCTTCAGCAGCGCCACCGGCAGCAGGCGCCCGGAAAGCTTGCGCTCCGGGCTGACGACGCCGGCCAGCGTGGCGCGCACGCCGTCCGCCGCCGAGGCATGCGCCAGTTGCCAGCAGGCCGCGCCCAGTTGGCCGGCCATGAGCGACTGCCGCGCCAGCGTATGCGCGCCATCGACCGCGGGCAACGCCTGCCAGGCATTGGCCATGTAGCGGAAACCGGCGCGCGCCTCTTCCTGCAGCACCAGCCAGCGCGCCACCGTGGCGGCGTCCGCCTGGCCCGCGGCCAGGTTGGTCAGGCCGAACAGCTGGCCAGCCACTTCGCCGCTGGTGGTATCGATCAGGCGGGCGCACACCAGCCGGAAGCGGGTTTCGTCGCCGCGGCCGGGCAGGCCGATCTCGGTGCCCGAGGCCCACAACGCCAACGGCGCCGGGCGGGTGCCGGGCACGGCGCGCAGGCCGGGCATGTCGCCCGGCTGGCCCACCGGCAGGTAACCGACGCTCTTGCCCACCGCATTCAGGTTGGTCGGGCATTCGTCCTGGATCACGCGCATGCCGCCCGGGCTGCGCGCCACCCACGACACGCCCTGCTCGCTCAGGCTTTGCCACAGCGCCGAGGTGCCGGCTTCGAGCATGTGCACGGCCGGCACCTGGGCCAGTTGCTCGTTCAGCCAGCGCACCCGCGCCTCCAGGGCCAGCGCCGTGTCCGGCTGCGCGGCGGCGGCCGGCGCGAACGACGACAGCATGCCGTGCGGCAGCACCAGCTGTTGGGCCGGCGCGGCCAGGGCCGCGCCGCGGTCGCTCATCAGCACGGCGCTGAGCAGCGTGCCACCGGGCAAGGCCTCGCCCTTCATGCTGGTCTTGCCGTGCATGACCAGCAGGTTGCGGCTGCAGGCGGTGGAAAATTCGCGCCGCACCATCGCCAGCGGCGTTTCGCCCAGCGCCGCGAGGCTCGAACCCGCGCCGTCGCTGACATACTCGCGCCACGAGGCGCGGGCCTGCACGCAGGCCGGGTCGCTGTCGAGCCAGCCCAGGGTGTCATCCAGGTTCTGCGCGGCCTCGATCGTGCCGGCGCCGCCCTGAGGACGCAGGATCGCCGAGGCCAGCAACTGGCGGCGGCGGGCGGGGTCGACGGTCGCCTCGGTTTCGCGCGGCGTCGACCACAGCGACGCCATGTCGGCCTCGCTGGGTGAATACAGGGCGCGGGCGCGCTCGACCATGGCGAAGGCGCGGTCGATCAGCGCGTCTGCGCGCGCCAGCTCCAGGTGCTCCGGCACCTTCTGGCCGATCGACGAATAGTGGATCGGCAGCCGGTGGCGGATCGCCGTGTCCAGCGCCGCGCCCAGGCGCGAAGCCTCGTCGAGCTTGGTGATGATGCAGCCGGCCACGTCCTCGCCGACGCCGTTGCGATAGGCGTGGGCGACTTCATCCAGCGTATCGCCCTGGCTGGCGGCGTTGAGCACCAGCAGCCGGCGCACCGGCTTGCCGGCGTTGCACAGCATCGCGGCCTGCTCGGCCACCTGGCGGTCGCGCTGGCTGATGCCGGTGGTGTCGATCAGCACGATCTTGCGGTTGCCCAGCTCGGCCAGGATGCGGCGCAGCTCGCCGGCATCGCGCACCGAATGCGCCGGCACGCCCATCAGGCGGCCGTAGATCTGCAACTGCTCGAGCGCGCCGATCCGGAAATTGTCGGTGGTCAGCATCGCCACCTGCTCGCGGCCTTCGCGCGCGACGCAGCGCGCCGCCAGCTTGGCCAGCGTGGTGGTCTTGCCGACGCCGGTCGGGCCGACCAGCGCGTACACGCCGCCGCCCAGGAATTCGTCTTCCGAGCCCAGCACCGGCAGGTGCGTGACCAGTTCATTGCGGGCCCAGGCCAGCGCGGCCTCGGCGCTCATGCCTTGCGGCATGCGCTCGACCAGCGTGCGGACCAGCTTGGTGCTGAAACCGGCGTCCAGCAGGCTGCGGAACAAGGCGGCGCCCGCCGGCTCGCGGCCAGGGCCCTGGCGACCGCCCCACAACAGGCCGTCCATGCGGCTTTCGAGCGCGCCACGCAAGGCGCTGATGGCGTCCTGCAAGCCCGCCGCGGCGTCGCCGGGCAGCGCCGCGGGCGGCATCCCCGGACCATTGCGCAGCGGCGCATCGGGCATGCGCGCCATCGGCGACGGCGCCACCGGCGGCAACTCGCGCGCCGGCGGCAAGGCCGGCATTTCCATGCGCACCGGCGCGGCGGGCGCGACGGGCGCCATCACCGCGGGCGTGGCCACTGCCGCCGTCACGGCGGGTGGCGCGGCGACCGGCGCCGGGGCCATGGCGGGCGGCGCCTGGCGAGCGACGGGTTCCGGCAGCACGTCCGGTTCGGGCAACGACTGCGCGGCATAGGCCGACTGATAGGCGGCGATCGAACGCGACGGCACCGCGTAGGCGGGCTGGGTTGCGGCAACGGTCGCCGGCGCCGCGACGGGCGCCGGCGGTGCACCGTAGGGCGGTTGCGGGGCGATCGGCGCCGCGCCATAGGCGGGTCGCGGCGCGACCGGCTGCGACGCGGCGGCGGCCGGCGCGCCATAGCCAGGCTGCGCGCCATAAGGCGGTTGCGAGGCCGTGGCCGGCGTAGCGCCGTAGCCGGGAGGCGGCGCCAGGTTGGCGGGCGCGGCGTGGCTGTACGGCGCGGGCGCCTGCGGCGGCACCGGCGCAGCCGGGGCGCGGGCCGGCGCGTGGCCGTCGGCGTATCCCTGCGGCGCGGACGCCTGCGCATGCTGCGGCGCGTCGTCGAACGCGCCA
The window above is part of the Achromobacter deleyi genome. Proteins encoded here:
- the flgB gene encoding flagellar basal body rod protein FlgB, giving the protein MLDRLNEDFRFFQQSLGLRAQRQEVLSSNIANADTPNYKARDFDFKTAMQNAMEGTKRLPDTSLTLTSARHIPAKAVSQGPTDLLYRLPYQPSMDGNTVDMDIERVQFADNTLHYQSTMQLLSGRIRTMMAAIQD
- the flgA gene encoding flagellar basal body P-ring formation chaperone FlgA — translated: MKFPANLRAHAACLAALLLAPAAQAQDAAVQAPEAIIIAAQTYLLEQLAALPGQASVAIDPPRAERLAPCDALSPFMPSGMKLRSRMTVGVRCNAPKPWTTYVQATVSVPGYYYVASRMIAAGQALTPADLAPRDGDLVALPPGVITNPDTVVGMTAAYRINAGQPVKGAALRNAQSVVRGSNVRINARGKGFVVSSEGQALDNAAPGATVQVRTASGQVVSGVVRNAGLVEIQL
- the flgM gene encoding flagellar biosynthesis anti-sigma factor FlgM: MKINSTTNRPISADAVSPRAESAVAQAYGAGSGSGSSSSQVALSSASRKMLALQDGSNDINVERVAAIRAAIASGQLKIDTSRIADGLIASARDLLK
- a CDS encoding FlgD immunoglobulin-like domain containing protein, translated to MTTVDQSTSKTGLGLAQSGANGSSTAQGLQDQFLKLLVTQLKNQDPLNPMQNAELTSQLAQISTVEGITNLKNTMLAISGQIDVSQSMNAVAMIGKGVLVPGSAVKVGVDSANPSERVVTPYGIDLQKDAAKVQVRISDANGQVVRTIELGEQKAGVYTLDWDGKNDSGVALDAGAYTVSVLATDGDDKKVAAEVLKYGKVKSVAYSTNGLRLDMGLDGQTSMLDVRKVIG
- a CDS encoding flagella synthesis protein FlgN, yielding MSPVESLQACMKQEDALITEFSSILEEETKVLVGPGNVDALHDITERKGNIAQQLVDLSHTRDGLLAEIGLPAGHAGTEQAAVQHPQLSDVWQALLAKSASANEINMRNGALIDVHLRYTQQSLDALRQIGGLGGTSTYDAQGRGARATPGRKPIVAG
- the flgC gene encoding flagellar basal body rod protein FlgC — its product is MSLLSIFDIAGSALSAQSQRMNVAASNMANADSVVGPDGQPYRARQVVFQVNPPAGQTQGREIGGVRVAGVVVDQSPLKQVYDPKHPMADAQGYISMPNVDPIAETVNMIAASRSYQANVEVLNTAKSLMQKTLTIGQS
- a CDS encoding flagellar hook-basal body complex protein; translated protein: MGFGQGLSGLNAAAQNLDVIGNNIANSGTVGFKSSTASFADVYASSRVGLGTKVSAITQRFTVGTVNGGGGEYDIAIDGAKGMFRVTDQSGAVMYTRNGEFLVDKNNFIVNAQGYRLTGYPNGGIGANPVELQLPTANVAPKATSTATTVANLDANAKVIYQVDTVTSPAVPGSVTLGGTAYTFTKAPGGAITWAPGNPPANTYGTAPNTVTIDGTGQVTAGNLNVIPGFVDFTAAVTEVGKPFDPKVPGSYTNASPMTVYDSLGNSHQVMQYFAKRAADAAGNSVYDVYYTIDGQAMAPTTQAGGVWGNPTQFTFNKAGVMTSAATVNLSFATPGGGTTPADPMAIAVNYAGTTQYGSAYALKSQPDGYSSGEFRGINISADGSLVASYTNGETSIVGTIVLADFANLQGLQPVGNNAWKETASSGQPILGQPGNNGMSKVVGQATEASNVDMSKELVNMIIAQRTYQANSQTIKTQDEIMQVLMNLK